TTCAGCTTGTAGGGAAGCTCAACCCCATGCGGCGTGAGACCGGTGCGGTTGAGCACCAGTTTCGCGGTCCGCTTCGCCTCCTCATCGAGGCGCTTCCGAGCTTCTTGCCACTGCTTCGCGGGTATGATCGGGAAGGGCGAGGCGGCCGCGCTCACCGAAGGACCCGTGCCGCGTCTACTCCGCTCAAGCACCTGGCGCGCGAGAGCGGGATCGAGCCCAAGACTCTCGAGCTTCTTCTCAAGGTCCTCGACGATGTCGGTGTCTTCCGCGGTAGTGAAATCCTCTTCGAACAGCGAGTCCACGATCTCGTGGTTCACTACCATATCCTCATGGAGCTTCATCCGAGCGTCGCCGTCCGTCACCGCGTGCGGCGGCTCCGGTTCCTGTCCCCCAGTAACCTCTTCCCAGAACTTCTGGTCGTCGTTCTCGAACTGCTTGAACTTCTTCAACAGCTCGTCGAGGTTCATACCAACGTGCGTGACGATCTGCCCATAGTTGTCGGGATGGTTCGGGTCGTTCTGCACGACTACGCGCAAAATCCGGCCGACGAACTGGATGTACGGGGCGAGGCTGCGAAACGGTCGGAAGATTGCCGCAACACTCAGCTTCGGATGATCGAACCCCTCGCCGAGCATCTGCACCTGAATGATGCAGTCGAGAACGCCGCTGCGTAGTTCTCGGAGAACCGTCTCCTGCTCTTCCGGCTTCTGCTTGCTGTGGATGATGGCGGCGTCGTACCCGCGCTCTTTGTAGAGCGAGCGGATACGCTGGGCGTGATTGATCGAGCAAGCAACGCCGATTAGTTGATGTTTGGTGCCGGACTGTCGAAGATGCTCGAGCTTCTCCAAGCTGTTGTCGACGATGCTGACGTTGCACGGATCGGAGAGGGCAACGCCACGACTGAACCACTCCTCCTCTTTCATCGCGAGGACCTGCTCGAGCGTGTACGTGCGCTCGTTGCCCTCGACTGTGAAGGTCAGCTCACTCGGCGCGACGTAGCTCGCCTTGAGCCGCTTGATGTATCCCTTGATACTTGCGCTCTTGAACGGGTACCGGAAGATGAGGTCCCCTTCGAGTTCCTGTCGATCGCTCCGGAAGGGAGTGGCAGTCAGGTTGACGACCTTCGCTGCTGGAAACTTTTGGAACACACGCTTCCAACTTGCGGCCGCGCCGTGATGGGCCTCATCGACGACGATGAGGTCAAAGAAGTCGTCAGGAAAGCGATTGAGCCATTTGTCGGCATTCACTCCGAGCTGCTGGATGTTCGTCAGAATGATGTGCGACTTCTCGCAGACCGACAGGTTGCCAGTGTCGAGCGTCGCAACGTACGGTCCGTTCACCATGTCCCTGTCAGCAAGTACTTGCATGCGCCGCCAGAAGCACTTCTGCTTGTTGGTGATGTCGAGCGACTTGTATAGCTCGTCCTTGATCGTGAGGTTGGGAGCGATGACCAGAACGCGCCCCTTCGCCATCCCGAACGGGAGGATCGCGACGAGGCCCGACTTGCCGCAGCCCACGGGCATTTGAATGATCGCCTTCTGACCGCCGTTGTCGAAGAACTCCAGCGCGCGCCTGTGCGCGTCGCGCTGCGGGTCCCGCAGGCTGGCGTTGCCCTCGATCTCGGCTGGCGTATCGAGGAAGAAGTCGTCGATGGTGTGGCCGCGGCGCAGCCACTCGGCGAGCACTTCCTGCTCGTACGTCCACTTCTTGCCGAGACGGGTAGCCGGAATACGCCCCGCCCGGGTCAGCGTGTACAGCTTGGTCTTGCCGATCCCTAGGTAGGTAGCCGCTTCATCAGTGCTCAACCACTTCGTCATCGCATGAAACGATAGCAAATGACACCAATTGACGTCAAGACATGGAAACCGTGGCAGCCGCCACGCGCCTTATCTCTTCGATATTGCGGGGAGTTCTCTCGTCCTCTGGGCTGCGTGCGGCGGCGGAGCCGAGCCGCTCCGGTCACGTGGGAACGGCCCCCGCCCGAGGACGTCGTGGTGTGGCGAGCGACAAGCCGGTACACCTGCCGGCCGAGTATGGAGCTCGATCTCCGCGCAGAGCGTCTGTTGCTCACGTGCAGGTCAAGCCGCCGCGGCGGGCCGAGGACGAAGTCGAGGTCAACCGTCGTGAGCTTGAAAAGCGATGAGGACGCCGATCTCGCGTAAGTGCGTCAACCCCTCGACTCGCTCGCGCTCGCTGAGCCTCACCGATGATTGACGGGGGTCTGCCATGACGATGTCGAACGCGTCGCAAGGCTCGCGCAACGAAGCAGTGGGGTGATCATGTCGCCGGCAGAATACGAGGTGCTGCATCGAGCCGAGTACGGCTGGCTGTGCAAGAAACTCGGGCTCGGTCCGGTTTCCCTTTTCGTCACGCCTACCAGCGACGAAGAGCCAGAGGATCCGCGGTACGGCGGGGCACGTCGGTGCATCTACATTCCGTTCACAACGGGCGATCTCGAGGTTCATGGCGCGTCACCAACGCCGGACCACGGCCCGCCAACTTGGATTGCCAAGTCGCCTGAGGGCTGGGACTACTGGGCCAAGTGGCGCACCGATCTTTGGCACGAAGTCACCCATCAGGTCCAAGACCAGATCCTCGGAATGTGGAACCCGCACGATGGCGACGATGGACACGCAGAGGGCTGGGACGAGGCACTCGCCGAGGTGTCGCGGCGGCTTGGCGATCGGAGTGCCGTGCTGAAAGAGCTGCTCGCCGTCGACAGATTCGCGGTCGCGATGGGGCGTGCACTAAGGTAGGTGGGACACCATGGCCGCCCGCGGTGCCGGCTCCTCGGGACGTCCTTCGGGCTACAGTCGGCCCGAGGTACCGGGGTGTCATGTGCTGGGTCGTTCTTCAGTGGAGCGTTCGGATGCTACTTCGGCGCGGCCGCGCTATTCTTCGTCGGCTGATGGAGATCGAACCTGCGGTCTTGTTCTTCCAGTGGCGACCCGACGATGAGCGCGACGAGATCGCGGAGGCCATAACCATTCTGAGAGGCGAGCACGCCCTCGGCGGAAAAGGGCGCGCGCGCGGCGTGCTGCCGTTCATTGCCGAGCACACGTGCACCAGCGACGACCCCCGACAGTTCGCAGCCGAGCTCGAGCGCGAGCTAGCAAAGTTGCCCGAGCTCCAGGTGCTCTACCTTTCTGCGCATGGCCTCGACGATGCGATCGCGCGCGACCGGGAAGGCCGCGCGAGACTCGACTTCAACGAGCTTCGCCCGTTCCTTGAGCGTGGGCTTTGCCGGTCCAGCAACGTAACGGTCGTGTTCGGCCTCTGCTACGCGCTGTCGCCGCGCTCGTTCGTGACGTCTATCTTGCCCGCCGCAGTGGTCGAAGCATACGGCTTCACGGCTACGCCCGAAGGGAAGGATGTCGCCGCGCTCATCGCTGGCGTCCTCGCCGACGACGTGACTCTCATGGCGAATGCAAGCGCGGAGAACGTGGCGCTCTTTGGGAAGGGCGTGCCATTTTCGCAGGCGGGGCCGGTCTTCGAGGAGCTACAGCGTCGGCTTGACGCCGCAGTTGACGACTACGAGAGTACGCACGAGCCGGAGTTCTTCGTGGCTGGCTGGAAGGGGGCCTCGGTGCGGCACATCCGGCGCAGGCAGGGCGGGACGTGGGAGACGGTCACTTCCGTCGCGGTTCCGGGCCGCGGTGCCATCGAGCGCGAACGCTAGAGTCCACCCGAGGCGACAGGCCGGTGTATCCTGCGCAACGATGCCAACCTGCCTGTTCACCGGCGACGCTTTGGGGCGCGACACGCGCGTCGAGCACACTATCCCGCGAAGCCTCGGGGGGCGCGTGCGGTCCCAAGAGGTCTCCTCGAACCGGTTCAACAGCGCAACGTCGAACCGCTTCGACGATGTCCTGTGGCAGCCGTACGGAGCAATTTTCAACTACCTCGCGCCGCTGCTCGCACGGGAGCACGCCCAGCGGGCGCTCGAGCTCGATGTCGGCGGGGAACGACAGCCGCTCCATCCCGGCGGCGAGCTCGGTCTGCGAGGCATGAGGGTGGAGCGGCGTAATGCGCATGGACGCCCGGAGGCGATTGTCCATGAGGATCCGGCGATGGTAAACGCGTTCGCGGCGAACGCTGGGTGGGGCACTTTTCACGAGACCCACGAGATCGCGAACGTACTTGCTGAGGGCAGGCGTCGCGTACCCGCAATGCTGCCCGCCATGGAGATCGCGGCCTTGAAGTGCGCGCTCCTCACGCTCGACCACGTCTTGCGGGATGATCCCGCGCGCTTCACGCGCAGCGGCTGGCTAAGCTCGACCAGGGAGTCGATCACCAACATTGTCCTCGCGGACGGCGACCCGGTCGCCTTTCTCGATCGCGTAAGC
This portion of the Polyangiaceae bacterium genome encodes:
- a CDS encoding DEAD/DEAH box helicase family protein, translated to MTKWLSTDEAATYLGIGKTKLYTLTRAGRIPATRLGKKWTYEQEVLAEWLRRGHTIDDFFLDTPAEIEGNASLRDPQRDAHRRALEFFDNGGQKAIIQMPVGCGKSGLVAILPFGMAKGRVLVIAPNLTIKDELYKSLDITNKQKCFWRRMQVLADRDMVNGPYVATLDTGNLSVCEKSHIILTNIQQLGVNADKWLNRFPDDFFDLIVVDEAHHGAAASWKRVFQKFPAAKVVNLTATPFRSDRQELEGDLIFRYPFKSASIKGYIKRLKASYVAPSELTFTVEGNERTYTLEQVLAMKEEEWFSRGVALSDPCNVSIVDNSLEKLEHLRQSGTKHQLIGVACSINHAQRIRSLYKERGYDAAIIHSKQKPEEQETVLRELRSGVLDCIIQVQMLGEGFDHPKLSVAAIFRPFRSLAPYIQFVGRILRVVVQNDPNHPDNYGQIVTHVGMNLDELLKKFKQFENDDQKFWEEVTGGQEPEPPHAVTDGDARMKLHEDMVVNHEIVDSLFEEDFTTAEDTDIVEDLEKKLESLGLDPALARQVLERSRRGTGPSVSAAASPFPIIPAKQWQEARKRLDEEAKRTAKLVLNRTGLTPHGVELPYKLKPGLGARNNFVGAFQMVNEAITKRMGKKKRREWTTEEFAAAINSLQDILNGLVREVKKLQNVKG